The following DNA comes from Watersipora subatra chromosome 8, tzWatSuba1.1, whole genome shotgun sequence.
AGGCTAAACCTGTTTCCATGTTGCCTATTTTTTATGTATCACAGacatttctttataaaatttgaaaataaggGCAGTCTGCATAAAAATGCTCCCGTGTATcacaaaattgaaaaacaacttcattgaCTAACAGCAGTGTAACACTTGGACAACTACATGTACCTGCTAAAAAGTTCCCGATGGAATGATTCCTTGTTTTAACATCAGCTGAAGGTGTACCTGCAAATGATTCACTGTTAGTACTTAGGTCGACCGCTATAGGACTAGTATCATAGGTTTCCACAGTAACCGAATCTGTTGAACTCATTTGGTCCTCATTGCCAAAACAGGCATCATCTGTCCTCAAACTGTCATATTCTATGGCTTCCTGAGAAATCAAAGAACTCTTGTGACTTGAGCTCTGAGGAGGAAGCTCTTCTATGTCTACGATAAGAACACGACTAACATCTAATGAAGAGAACTCGCTTGGATCTGCATAAGGGTATTGATTTGGAGGCAACATCTCGTGAGAATCTTCAGTGACCCTACACTTTGATTTAAAATGTAGTTTGCGTTTTCGGCCCCGCCCCACCACCTTTTTGACTTTTTATACAGAGTCCAAAATTCTTTTTTACTAGACTGTTGTCTGTAAACTTGTGAATATTGTAATCAAATGATCGAGTTGCCTCTCCTTTTGTTTGGTAAGCTTGTCTATACTTTAAAGCAGCTTTCTTTGACAGCGAGTGAGATGAAGTGAACTTTCGTGTACCTTTTTCTTTGCCTCTAATAGTTAAAAAGTTAATATTCTTTATGGGCTTACAGCTCTTTCTGGCATAATTCCGACCTCTGGGAGATTTACTAGAGATCGCGTTGTTAAAGCTCTTACTAATCGAGGAACTGCTATTACCCCCAATATCGTTCTCTATTGGCTTACTAATGTTAAACATCTTTTGAAGTTCTAAACTTTTATTGGCAGTTGGGGGTGAAAGAGCTCCAGCGAGGTTCAACTCGTTAGCCATTTCAGAGTTTTGCTGTGAATGGTCGAAAGGCGTTTCTGGAGAATGCATAGAAGTACGCATGGATGTATCAGATAAAAACTCATCATTATTCATTGATCTCTGACTACGGATATTATTCACAGATTTTCGATGCCTGTTCACAGCCTTATGAGGTGATGGAACCTAAAAGTCAAGAGAACTGATTATACAATCTGCAAAAGTTGAGCTCATCTTCAGGTTCAAATGCTGTAATGCGCCAATTCAAAAATGAGAGGGAAGTCATGTTACCAAAGAAACAGTCGATGTGTCAGCCGATGCAAACTTCTTAGACCGTCTAGTAACCTACAAAAACCCAAGATTCCAAAGCTAATATAAATTGATGAATATGAGGCTTTGTGTGAAACCTGGAACATTATGCAAATATAAGATATACACAGTTTAATGCTTCCTGAAAAAATGTTCTTTTGTAAATCATTTTAAAAGTAAgaagaagtactctagtagtagtatagaaatactaccatcagaaaaagaggaagtactctagtagtagtatataaatagtactactagagtactcactctgatggtagtatttctataccactactagagtacttctcACTCTAATGGTAGTATATAAATACTACCATTAGAGTgagaagtactctagtagtggtatagaaatactaccatcagagtgagaagtactctagtagtagtatagaaatactaccatcagagtaaAAGGAAGTACTCTAATAATAGATTataaatactaccatcagagtaaAAGGAAGTATtctagtagtagattagaaatactaccatcagaataagaggaagtactctagtagtagtatagaaatactaccatccgAGTAAAAgaaagtactctagtagtagattagaaatactaccatcagagtaaaaggaagtactctagtagtagtatagaaatactaccatcagaataagaggaagtactctagtagtagattagaaatactaccatcagagtaagAAGTACTCAAATAGTAaattagaaatactaccatcagagtaagaggaagtactctagtagtggattagaaatactaccatcagagtaaAAGGAAGTACTCTAATAATAGATTATACATACTACCATCCGAGTAAAAGGAAGTATtctagtagtagattagaaatactaccatcagaataagaggaagtactctagtagtagtatagaaatactaccatcagagtaaaaggaagtactctagtagtagtatagaaatactaccatcagaataagaggaagtactcAAATAGTAaattagaaatactaccatcagaataagaggaagtactctagcagtagtatagaaatactaccatcagagtaaaaagaagtactctagtagtagattagaaatactatcatcagagtaaaaagaagtactctagtagtagattagaaatACTATCATCAGAGTAAgaagaagtactctagtagtagattagaaatACTACAATCAGAATAAGAGGAGGTACTCAAGTAGTAAAATAGAAATACTACCACCAgaataagaggaagtactctagtagtagtatagaaatactaccatcagaataagAGGAAGGACTCTAGAAGTAGtttagaaatactaccatcagagtaaaaggaagtactctagtagcagtatagaaatactaccatcagagtaagaggaagtactctagtagtagattagaaatactaccatcagagtaaaaggaagtactctagtagtagattagaaatactaccatcagagtaaaaggaagtactctagtcgtagtatagaaatactaccatcagaataagaggaagtactctagcagtagtatagaaatactaccatcagagtaaaaagaagtactctagtagtagattagaaatactatcatcagagtaaaaagaagtactctagtagtagattagaaatACTATCATCAGAGTAAgaagaagtactctagtagtagattagaaatACTACAATCAGAATAAGAGGAGGTACTCAAGTAGTAAAATAGAAATACTACCACCAgaataagaggaagtactctagtagtagtatagaaatactaccatcagaataagAGGAAGGACTCTAGAAGTAGtttagaaatactaccatcagagtaaaaggaagtactctagtagcagtatagaaatactaccatcagagtaagaggaagtactctagtagtagattagaaatactaccatcagagtaaaaggaagtactctagtagtagattagaaatactaccatcagagtaaaaggaagtactctagtagtagtatagaaatactaccatcagaataagaggaagtactctagtagtagattagaaatactaccatcagaataagAGGAAGCACTCAAGTAGTAAATTAGAAATACTACCACCAgaataagaggaagtactctagtcgtagtatagaaatactaccatcagaataagaggaagtactctagcagtagtatagaaatactaccatcagagtaaaaagaagtactctagtagtagattagaaatactatcatcagagtaaaaagaagtactctagtagtagattagaaatACTATCATCAGAGTAAgaagaagtactctagtagtagattagaaatactaccataggaataagaggaagtactcAAGTAGTAaaatagaaatactaccatcagaataagagtaagtactctagtagtagattagaaatactaccatcagaataaAAGGAAGTACTCTAGcagtagtatagaaatactaccatcagagtaaaaagaagtactctagtagtagattagaaatactatcatcagagtaaaaagaagtactctagtagtagattagaaatactaccatcggaataagaggaagtactcAAGTAGTAaattagaaatactaccatcagaataagagtaagtactctagtagtagattagaaatactaccatcagaataagaggaagtactctagcagtagtatagaaatactaccatcagagtaaaaagaagtactctagtagtagattagaaatactatcatcagagtaaaaagaagtactctagtagtagattagaaatACTATCATCAGAGTAAgaagaagtactctagtagtagattagaaatactaccatcggaataagaggaagtactcAAGTAGTAAAtaagaaatactaccatcagaataagAGTAAGTACTCAAGTAGTAaattagaaatactaccatcagaataagagtaagtactctagtagtagattataaatactaccatcagaataaAAGGAAGTACTCAAGTAGTAAATTAGAAATACTACCACCAgaataagaggaagtactctagtagtagattagaaatactaccattagaataagaggaagtactctagtagcaGTAtcgaaatactaccatcagaataagaggaagtactctagtagttgtatataaatactaccatcagaataagaggaagtactcAAGTAGTAAATTAGAAATACTACCACCAgaataagaggaagtactctagtagtagtatagaaatactaccatcagaataagaggaaggactctagtagtagtatagaaatactactATCAGAGTAaaaggaagtactctagtagtagattagaaatactaccatcagagtaaaaggaagtactctagtagtagattagaaatactaccatcagagtaagaagaagtactctagtagtagattagaaatactaccatcagaataagaggaagtactctagtagcaGTAtcgaaatactaccatcagaataagaggaagtactctagtagttgtatataaatactaccatcagaataagaggaagtactctagtagcagtatagaaatactaccatatgGGTAcgaggaagtactctagtagtagattcGTTATTTATGGCATAGGTTTCATCCTTGGGTGTTGCAGAAGATCTACTACCTCTTGGCCTGCCAGGCCCCCTTTTAACACCAGGCCCTCCGCTGACAGCAGCTTTTTTCTGCCGCTTCCGAGGTGTCGAGGCTACCCAGAAATAGTAAAGATTACACCTTGTACTTCTCCATGAACACAAGAACAAAGAAAGGACTACGCAGTTTCATAGAGGCTACTTATTTACCTATTGAAAAACTAACCAAACGCAATGCACAGCCACTCTGTACAACAAAGATTACACGGCTTCTGACCAATGCagatgttttatttaaaaaatgcacaaatttgagccaatccgcaagttaaccgcatcatggaaacggcataaatccgtaAGCTAAGTGAATTTTGCGATGCGCAAatctttatcgaatccatcatgctaGCGAATGATGAAAACGGTACATGCGAATCATGCGCATTAAGATATCGCTGGATATTCCATTCTAAACATTTGCACgcttcagtcatttttatttgatttgaacCGTTTCAAAGCACCAATGTTCcaaacgattgctgctaaggttagcgtgacaagactgcgtagctatttatagagtcattaattaggctaatactttaCCTACTGGGGGTCAAGCTGCACACAGCCCCAAAACGTATCAttcgagtcatggaaacatagtgattgtttCGTAGAGGCTGCTTTTTTACCATTTGAAAAACCAACCAAACACAATGCACAGCCACTCTGTAAAAGAAAGATTACTTGGCTTCTGGCTTCTACCATGGCagatgttttatttaaaaaatgtcccatattatattcataaaaaCTTAATACCACCTGCAGAGTTAAACTTACCCGTCGTTTTTTTAAGTTGATCTTTCTTGAGGCAAACTTGAGAATAAACCTATAAAAATGTAATAaagttttgaaatcaaatttatGACACTATAAATACCCTGAAGATGATTGCAACATTGAGTTGAAGCATTTAAACTGTTAATTCATGATCGTGACAGCACAAGACAGGTAATAAGGGGCTGTGACAGCAAATGACAGGTAATAAGGGGCTGTGACAGCAAATGACAGGTAATAAGGGGCTGTGACAGCAAAAGACAGGTAATAAGGGGCTGTGACAGCAAATGACTGATTCTTGATTTTGACAAATTCTTTTCGACAGCAAATGACAGGTAATTCATGGTTATAACAGCAAGGCTATGTTTATAAGTCTATAGTTTGCGGGTTTGAGCTTTTGTACTAACAATCAGCAAATGCTACTTTAACTAGAAaatcccctgtcatacagcctacgaccaaagtaatattggataaaagaaagggtactgatggttgagaaatgcaatattagcagtcaaatggcactgcagtgcaataggattagggctgtattgttcatttttaggaTGACTCTGCCAATATATTGAGTAGGCCCCTTAAGCAACTTGTGAGGGCTGTAGACCCAAGCGGGGTGGGTTCGGAAGGGGTACAAAGCCCTCCCgaatatcaaattttttttacagaaCACACACAAGAAACCTTATCTGAGAGCagttttaattgtattattgcaaCTTATACAAGCAAGGATAATACtagaaaaatttctcaaaaatcaTCCAGAATGCTGTGTATCACCCTCTGTACGAATTATCGAATACATGTCATGTGGTATGTAAACTTGTGCCAGGGATAAGAAAGcaaaatattatgattattgattaagatttgataataaactctaaacagcaaatctataaataaaagactaaagattatttaaaattgaatattagAAGGTTTGCGATTCTGCTGAGAAGAAATAATGGTAGAACAACGAAACTAACTTAAGCTATCTAGATCTATAATAAGAGCACCAGTCACTGAGTGACTCAAAGTTCAACGTGATGTCAGAGTTCTTTCCTgaagattatttaaatttgaagatgGTTGATTTTAAATTTAACAAAGTTAGAGATTCTTCTCACGCCTTGGGTGATCAGGTTTGGTGGTAATGGTCCTAGCCCTTTACCCATGGATAAACAGGTGCAACAAGTGagcataaaataaaatctaaacaaacaatatttctatgcaaatatagataataataaagctcactaaacaaacaaattatagacatataatatgtgactagagcttgtcaagcagatattaaaaaagaaaaacacaaaattacgaAATGTTTAAATCAGCTGTTACATGTATGCAGCCTCAAAAAATCCTGAGTTGATCTCTTTGCAATGAAGTAGATGTTTCCACGTAAAGATAGTGTGAACAAATTAGCAAGCTTACTCGATATATGAGCAATAAGAAGAAAACTGGTggcaaatttcttttttttcttgaaagtttCAAAATAGTCCTAAACACGTCTGCTTTGcgcacatacctgccaactctcacgcattgggtgtgagactcacgcaatcgccccaaagaaaaaatgaaaatacgtgagaaatgcgtgagatttttgccccaatttccacaattttatatatactatcattgatacatcaattgccccaaaaccaaatctcacgcattgccccactcttgggttggcaaaTCTGTTCGCGCAGCGtcgatataacaataataataaagaaaacactTGAAGGCAGCTAATATGAAAAGCAACATAGACAAACGCAACAACACGACCAACGTAGGTAAAAACCGCTTGCAAAGAAGCGTAGAAGCCAGGCAATAACAACTAGACACTACAAACAAACCCCTGAGACATATGTTGGGCTATGTGAGACTGACTTCAAGACCAAACATTGTAACCATAAAGCGAGCTTCATGCAAACTTAGCAAGCATAATATTTGGAACCTGAAATACAACAGCATAAAGTTCAAAACAATTCGAAGCATTCTAAATCATGCAAGTTTATACAAAAACAGATCTAAGAAACGCAACCTTTGcttaataagttttatattattgaCAAGCCAGAAACACCTACACTTAAAAACGATCAAAATGTCATCAACCTGTCCACACTCTAACATTTCTCATTTTTCATGTTAGAGTCGACCGATCAGCAAGAAGTAGTAGCACCAGCCAACCAAGTAgatcatcagccaatcagagaaAAAGAAAGGATTATCAGCTAACATCTTGATATTTAAGTATCAGCCTGAAGATTAACTCTCATGACATAAGGGTCATGAGAGTAACTAGAATATTTATGGCTTCGGCAGTGACAATGGTAATCGCTACAGTTCCATCTCTTTAGAAAAATGCACCTAACCATGTTTTTCCTTATTTCTTCATAGGAACGATTAAGAAGGCAAAAAAGGCAAGTGAATTACGGGAAAAGTGAAGGCATTAACGAAAATGTGTTTCGAAAGTTGTCGAAACTGCTGAGAACCTGCGCAGTTCTCAGTATTCActtgtatataaaatttgtcAATACACCTTTCGGTGAGGATGGGTTAACATAGACCATCGAGTAACCATCGATCTTTCGACCTTTCACTGATTGATGAACAATGTTTAATggttttacttttttctttgCCATGTGACGTGACTCTCACACTGCTACATGTAACTGCTCCAATTTTCTCTAATATTGCAAGCAGACACACTGAGAATCATACCGTACTCGTACCGTAATCGTACCGTACTCAGGGTGTACTCGTACTGTACTCATTGTGACTTATGTAGAGACCTACAGAGTAGCTATAAAAAGGAAACTTACCATGAAGCTCTGACTTAGCTTCTGTAGAATATGGAGAGGACTGGTCTGGGCACTGCAATGTACTGTTGCCACTTGCACAGATCTCAGCTTAGAAAAACAGTGCTTCAGGAGTAGCCTGCAGTTAGAAAAGAGACAATGGTAAACTTTGCAACTATGCAAACGTTTGAACAGTTTCCAAGACAAATttgaagcaatatttttaaagttttctctATTTGATAGACTAAGGGATTCAacatgaatttttgaaaaactttggcAGTCGGTGGGCTGATTAGGTCGGAATAACGAACATGCCGAGATGCTATTCGCCAAAATCCCTCTAACGACAAATGAAAGTAATACGATGCTCGATCTCGCTCAGTTCGGcgttaccgtacttttcggacaatCAGCCGCAACTTTTTTCTGTTGTTTTGAGCCGTGTGGCTTATTTAGAGGCTGCGGCTATTCTGTTgttattttctttcaccgctagggcgcccTAACCGGAATTAGAATGCTTAACTGTACTGCTTtgttaggcactgggttaaaaagcgtcgattaatacggaacagtgcctcAGGGAATTGTTCCGTTTTAACTAGCAAAGTGGTTGCCGAGTTAAAAAGCACCGTATTGAGTTCTGCGGCCAATaccaaaggtgcggcctatgtattcttgtattatcattttttttaaatgaagcacatgcggcttatatagggatgtggttaatagtccgaaaagtacggtatttgTTTACAGTTATTActtactgtgaaaatgattCATTTTCACAATAACGAATAACGCCgatagtgataaaaagttgatcaCTGATAGGTGATGAAATTTTATCActgaaaaacataaaattttaacgatgaaaaaattaaagatcagtaaaatagttaatacatactaaaatttatatttaattatgtgtttagtaagctgaattccttgaattcaatgtttatgttatacacctgcctcgaaagtaagaacttcTTACGGTACATACTGCATATATTACATTGTagcgttacattttattgcagatcataaccactaaatacactaaagttactgtaggtaactatagttactgaggtTAACATATCAttatgttactaatttttaatatgtaccgtaggtatataaaattttgaggaTTTTTACCAGGGAGTGTTTGAATTACTATatgtttctatacccctctatacaaaatttttgccttacgatgccaacactggaacaacTTAAAATTGTACGGTTAGGGTCCACTGTAATGTGTTTACAAAGGCGTTAATAAAATTATCAGACATTCTCTAAAGGATAGCTCTAAAGcttggttttcatatgacagcgcaaggcgcgcaacaaggcgcacgacgtcatgcgtaggccagttgtgatatggaaacgtcaacgcacgacaATCGCGCGatgtgcgtacgctgatcgcaaggatccaacagaatggatccaacagaatgggtgcgcgcgatgatgtttcccacaatacaccgcaaTACCTTTtgaacctatcccacaattcaaacggagggctgttttccgaagaaatcggtctcccgtacgaaagagtaagcctcgttttcatatgacagcgcaatttcgcaacggagggttgtttttccgaagaaatctgtctcttttacgaaaaagtaaggaaattatccatcctgtccaaagcAAGCAGGGCGCCTACgtgcgatatggaaacactgcatcgcggcccaagaaatgcattgcgcacgatcactggaccgcgcacgatcattgcgctgtcatatgaaaaccaggcttcaCAATGAACTAGTGAGTGGTTAAGTTACACTGATCAGCTCACTGATCTACAGTCATTTCTGTATCTTTCCCTAGCTGAATTAGCATTATGATAAGTTAAAAGCAGCATTGCACTGATGTGAACTACTATGCAActagcagacaactccaagaaACAAGATGGAGAGTCTACTGAAGTATATTTAGATACTTTTGGTTGGTGGCACTGATCAAACAGGTTGATACAGAGCCTATGTTGAACTGCGCTTGTCTTTATGGCTGGCTTGTGAATTCGGCTAAAACTTATGGCATCAGGTGAATAGTTAGGCCTGAGTGAATCTGTACCTCGAGTGAGGACATTGCGGGTTACTCAAACTAATGAGTGTGCATTAgattatacaaatatacacaGATACAACTGTTATTCACTCAAGAGGCAAGTTATGACTCATAATTACTAGAATGAACAGAACACCACAGAGAGCCTGTTACAAGTGCAGATATGTGGGCACCTTGCCCAACACTGCCTTCACGCACATAACAAAAATCGAATAACTAGTAAAGAAATGGGAAGAAGGGAGCATCAGCACCGGATGTTCCTCCACCATGTCACTAACAAAGCAGGTGATGCATTCGTCCTCACTAAAATAGTGGAGGAACATGAAGTAGCCTTTAGTTAATACTGAATGCCGATAGACCGATCAACAGCACTAGCTAGAGATCAAATAGGGGAATTAGCCTCTGTGTAAGTCAGAGCAGCTGCACAAGGAGTGGTCGACAAGGTGGCTTGAAAAAATACAGCCAATTGCAAATGGAATTTGAAATGACTGTGAGGTTACTGTTTGTTGTGATGTCAGCATTATCGCTATTGGATACTAGTTAAAGGTGAATAAAAGTCATTATTTAAGAAACAACATGGTCCAGAAAAGATGACAGGCCACACAAACTTAGCGGAACAGGAGGTAGTGATCAAAGacatgaacaagatggctttGTAAAATGCTGAAGATGGTCACTGACTGCCTCTGTTCACACTTGCGTATGATAGAGAAGAGCGGACAACCAAGACAAGTGATCTAGGAGACCAACTCAGAATTATTTCAAATACTCTCAGGCTAGGATGTGTTTTTGGGAAGCTGAGGAATGCTAGAGGCTATACAGCAAGACAAAAAGCAACTATGATATTGGAGTCATGAGAAACCATATGATAGGGATCGACGGCACCAGCAGACTGCAGATGTAAGATTGGTAGTCATAGTCACAATTGAAGACTGTAAATTAGAGGTAGAAGAAAATCGTGTGTTGATGAAATATGAGAGTGACTTTGACACTAATATGGATCATGTTCAACAGAATAATCACTCAGATACGACTGCTTTTAGAAAACATGGTGGAACTGATGAAAAAGTTTGACTTCCAGTGAGTACACAATAAGCCTTGTGTGAACAATGTATATGACACTTGGATTGATCTTGAAGATGAAGAGGAAATGTGCTATACTAGTAGATACTTGTAGACTGTATTAGCCGTACATGTCTCAGCTGATTACTCGATGCAGGAGTCATTGTCATAGGCTATTATGTCGCATTTTGTAACTTGCTGTTATGTAATCTCCACATACCAGTAAAAGTGACTATTTTGGGAATGGTAGTGGTTTTGTCATCTTGTGTGAAGTAGTTATTAGAATAAAGGAGTGTTTACAATGAGTAGCTGAACAATTATTTACATCAAAGCTAACAACTAGAACTTACAGAACTTTGCTTTGATGTTCAAATTCATATACCTGAATATGATTGTTACCATTGATTAACCTGCAAGCACTTACCAATGCCTCTTGCCTTGTCTCCGTTTTTGAAGGTGTGTTTGTACACTTTTTACTAGAGAGAACTTCTGAATCACTGAGAGTACCGCTGACCCTGCTGACAGCTAGAGTTGATAGAACAGACCTATCTTCTCCTCTGTCAGTGGTAATTGGGGTGCTAGGAGTCTCGGGTACCAGCACTTCTACAGAGACTGGTAATTCTAAACAGTAAAGGTTCTATTATATCCACATGAACAGAGTGGATGAAGTAGCTTTATATTTCTAGCTGGTGAgtatattaatcagcaagtttccAGATTCAGTCAAACATTTAAGATCTTTAGGTAAAAAGGTAGTAAAATGCCGGGCTTTTCCTCTAAATAACAAGTCCTTAAAATATTACTTGAGACTAACTCATGGTAAGAGATTAACTGGAAGACCTCTAGTAAACTTACTATGAATAACTTGTGAGATAAAAATTATCAGTAATTATTCAGTTAGCCTGCTGTAAGTTATCAACTATCTCCTCCTGTGGAGGGGACGATTATGCTGAGccctgtatttatatatatgctcATCCTTGGAAACCAGAAGTCAGTCTGTTTATTAATACATGACTGCTGTTTGCTCCAGCCTGACATGAG
Coding sequences within:
- the LOC137402126 gene encoding uncharacterized protein isoform X2; this translates as MSALSYSHVSAWLKYVYTGDESALLQIPTDNVMQISQFILKFASRKINLKKRRVTSTPRKRQKKAAVSGGPGVKRGPGRPRGSRSSATPKDETYAINNESTTRVLPRTHMVTRRSKKFASADTSTVSLVPSPHKAVNRHRKSVNNIRSQRSMNNDEFLSDTSMRTSMHSPETPFDHSQQNSEMANELNLAGALSPPTANKSLELQKMFNISKPIENDIGGNSSSSISKSFNNAISSKSPRGRNYARKSCKPIKNINFLTIRGKEKGTRKFTSSHSLSKKAALKYRQAYQTKGEATRSFDYNIHKFTDNSLVKKNFGLCIKSQKGGGAGPKTQTTF